One stretch of Patescibacteria group bacterium DNA includes these proteins:
- a CDS encoding tyrosine-type recombinase/integrase: MKLSEAGLIFFKWCELEKDYSKKTVFNYEHHFRHFFEWTGDINLKEIDTDFVLKYKSYLLDSDNAYQKNKKIKKSTVGEKMKVIRNFLTCMDLKGIKTLHPSRVPKGVRADDRMVFFTQGEFKKMIATINTENVEGKRNRAILEVLFATGMRLEETIKLNKDIDIDCGEVIVQGKFDKIRTVYLNKRAMYWINVYLKTRDDDYPALFTFVRKRNEWTELNKGRIGKRSLQEVVKKYVRLAGLRGDISTHSFRHSFATHMLKQGADLRAVQMFLGHSDLRSTQIYTHYVNPELKQIHGRLMNF; encoded by the coding sequence ATGAAATTATCAGAAGCAGGCTTAATCTTTTTTAAATGGTGTGAACTGGAAAAAGATTATTCTAAAAAAACCGTGTTCAACTATGAACATCACTTCAGACATTTTTTTGAATGGACTGGAGATATCAATTTAAAAGAAATTGACACTGATTTTGTCTTGAAGTATAAGAGCTATTTGCTTGATTCAGACAATGCTTATCAGAAAAACAAAAAAATAAAAAAGTCGACAGTGGGAGAAAAAATGAAAGTGATTCGTAATTTTCTCACATGCATGGATCTCAAAGGTATAAAAACATTGCATCCATCTAGGGTGCCAAAAGGGGTGAGGGCGGATGATAGAATGGTATTTTTTACTCAAGGTGAGTTTAAAAAAATGATTGCAACAATTAACACCGAAAATGTTGAAGGTAAAAGAAATAGGGCAATACTCGAAGTACTTTTTGCCACAGGCATGAGACTAGAGGAAACTATTAAGTTAAATAAGGATATAGACATAGATTGTGGAGAAGTGATTGTTCAGGGTAAATTTGATAAGATCAGAACAGTGTATCTTAACAAGAGAGCAATGTATTGGATTAATGTATATCTTAAAACTAGAGACGATGACTATCCGGCACTTTTTACATTTGTCAGAAAAAGGAATGAATGGACAGAACTCAATAAAGGCAGAATTGGAAAAAGGTCACTTCAGGAGGTGGTTAAGAAATATGTGAGACTAGCCGGGCTTAGGGGTGATATCTCTACGCACAGTTTCAGACATTCATTTGCCACCCACATGTTAAAGCAGGGAGCTGACTTGAGGGCTGTGCAGATGTTCTTGGGGCATAGTGATTTGAGGAGTACTCAAATATATACCCATTACGTAAATCCAGAACTTAAGCAAATTCATGGAAGGCTCATGAACTTTTAG
- the nrdR gene encoding transcriptional regulator NrdR → MICPVCYHQDTKVIDSRVASDGLSIRRRRECLKCNFRYSTFEEIEILDLTVLKRDDKKENYSREKIIKGLKKSLEKRPVNEDKFKQLIHLIERDIQKLRKNEVKSDEIGQIIMNQLKKVDQVAYIRFASVYQAFEDVDTFKTELDKLFAKKKTNNKNKK, encoded by the coding sequence ATGATATGTCCTGTTTGTTATCATCAAGATACAAAAGTAATAGATTCTAGAGTGGCGAGCGATGGGCTGTCTATCAGAAGAAGAAGGGAGTGCTTGAAGTGTAATTTCCGATATTCTACCTTTGAGGAAATAGAGATACTAGATCTCACAGTTCTCAAGAGAGATGACAAAAAAGAAAACTATAGTCGCGAGAAGATTATTAAAGGACTTAAAAAATCATTAGAAAAAAGACCAGTAAATGAAGACAAATTTAAACAATTAATTCACTTAATAGAGAGAGATATTCAGAAATTAAGAAAAAATGAAGTAAAATCAGATGAGATAGGGCAGATTATAATGAATCAATTGAAGAAAGTAGATCAAGTCGCCTATATAAGATTTGCTAGCGTTTATCAAGCATTTGAAGATGTTGATACCTTCAAAACAGAATTAGATAAATTGTTCGCTAAGAAAAAGACAAATAATAAAAATAAGAAATAA
- a CDS encoding ribonucleoside triphosphate reductase: MPKNTAAKPIKQIIKRSGKIVKFDQSKIERAIYKSTEAIGEADKKLAKKLSEDVLKEVIRRFHERSIPAVEEIQDVVEEVLIKKKKIKIAKAYILYRDQHRQLRDINNEQAEAKLMEDYLGRSDWRLKENSNMSFSVQGLNNYLASAISAKYWLNKLYPAEIRNAHVDGEFHIHDLGMLAPYCCGWDLKDILTKGFGGVGEKVQSKPPKHFRSALGQVINFLYTLQGEAAGAQAFANFDTYLAPFIRYDKLSYKDTKQALQEFMFNINVPTRVGFQTPFTNVTLDVTPSKQTGKEHVIIGGEVMKETYSDFQKEMDMFNQAYAEVMIAGDATGKVFAFPIPTYNIDKNFDWDKKELKPVWEMTAKYGIPYFSNFINSDMDRDDARSMCCRLRLDNRVLRKRGGGLFGANPLTGSLGVVTINLARIGYISKDKKEYKKNLLRLMDLAKESLEIKRKIIERFTDDGLYPYSKFYLADIKKRFNTYWQNHFNTIGINGMNESLINFLGKNITTKEGKEFALEVLDFMRDTLMDYQNETNNLYNLEASPAEGATYRFAKKDKETFKDIIVANEEAFNNDNANPYYTNSSHLPVGYTDDIFEALELQDDLQTKYTGGTVLHGFIGEKIDNPESVKKLVKKIAESHKLPYFTITPTFSICPVHGYLSGEHKYCPKCDQENGYSIEVEDAVKTKVAARKAK; this comes from the coding sequence ATGCCAAAAAATACCGCCGCAAAGCCGATCAAGCAAATTATTAAAAGATCGGGTAAAATTGTTAAGTTTGATCAATCTAAGATTGAAAGAGCTATTTATAAGTCAACAGAAGCAATTGGAGAAGCTGACAAGAAGCTTGCCAAAAAATTGTCAGAAGATGTTTTAAAAGAAGTTATAAGAAGATTCCATGAGAGAAGTATTCCAGCAGTTGAAGAGATTCAGGATGTGGTGGAAGAGGTTTTAATAAAAAAGAAGAAAATTAAAATAGCTAAAGCCTATATTCTCTACAGAGATCAACACAGACAGTTGAGGGATATAAACAATGAGCAGGCTGAAGCGAAGTTGATGGAGGATTATCTTGGAAGATCCGACTGGAGATTGAAAGAAAATTCCAATATGAGTTTCTCAGTTCAAGGACTTAACAATTATTTAGCTTCAGCAATTTCTGCTAAATATTGGTTGAATAAACTGTACCCTGCAGAAATTAGAAATGCTCATGTTGACGGGGAGTTCCATATTCATGACCTAGGAATGCTTGCTCCATATTGTTGCGGATGGGATTTGAAAGATATTTTAACAAAAGGGTTCGGAGGAGTTGGAGAGAAGGTTCAGAGTAAACCACCAAAACATTTTAGATCAGCCCTTGGACAAGTTATTAATTTCTTGTATACATTGCAAGGAGAGGCAGCTGGAGCACAGGCATTTGCTAATTTTGATACATACCTTGCTCCATTTATTAGATACGATAAATTATCATATAAAGATACGAAACAGGCTTTGCAGGAATTCATGTTTAACATCAATGTACCAACCAGAGTCGGGTTCCAAACACCTTTCACAAATGTTACGCTCGATGTTACTCCATCAAAGCAAACAGGGAAAGAACACGTAATAATTGGAGGAGAGGTAATGAAAGAAACTTATAGTGATTTCCAAAAAGAGATGGATATGTTCAATCAAGCATATGCTGAGGTGATGATAGCAGGAGACGCTACTGGAAAAGTGTTTGCCTTCCCAATACCAACATACAATATTGATAAAAATTTTGATTGGGATAAAAAAGAGTTAAAACCAGTTTGGGAGATGACAGCAAAATATGGTATTCCATATTTCTCAAATTTTATTAATTCTGATATGGATAGAGACGACGCCCGTTCAATGTGCTGTAGACTAAGGCTCGATAATAGAGTATTAAGAAAAAGAGGAGGAGGTTTATTTGGAGCGAACCCTCTAACCGGGAGTCTTGGTGTTGTAACCATAAACTTAGCAAGAATTGGATATATATCTAAAGATAAAAAAGAATACAAAAAAAATCTGTTAAGATTGATGGATTTAGCCAAGGAAAGCCTTGAAATAAAAAGAAAAATTATTGAAAGATTTACAGACGATGGTTTGTATCCGTATTCAAAATTTTATCTCGCTGATATTAAAAAAAGATTTAATACCTATTGGCAGAATCATTTCAATACAATTGGAATAAATGGAATGAATGAATCTTTAATTAATTTTCTTGGAAAAAACATAACCACCAAGGAAGGAAAAGAGTTTGCTTTAGAGGTGCTAGATTTTATGAGAGATACTTTAATGGATTATCAAAATGAAACCAATAATCTCTACAATCTAGAAGCCTCACCGGCTGAGGGCGCAACCTACAGATTTGCCAAGAAAGACAAGGAAACATTCAAAGATATAATAGTAGCCAACGAAGAAGCTTTTAATAATGACAATGCTAATCCCTACTATACGAATTCAAGTCACTTGCCAGTAGGTTATACAGATGATATCTTTGAAGCACTGGAGTTGCAAGATGACTTACAAACCAAGTATACAGGAGGAACAGTATTACACGGGTTCATTGGAGAGAAAATTGATAATCCAGAGTCTGTTAAAAAATTAGTTAAAAAAATTGCAGAAAGTCACAAGTTGCCATATTTTACCATAACACCAACTTTTTCAATTTGTCCGGTACACGGCTATCTCTCAGGAGAGCATAAATATTGTCCAAAGTGTGATCAAGAGAATGGTTATAGCATTGAGGTTGAAGATGCAGTCAAGACTAAAGTAGCAGCTAGAAAAGCAAAATAA
- a CDS encoding DNA repair protein RadC: MDILESRVKIITPFNAVQTAKKFIIDPYKEHFIVIYLCPSRKNPKCELISLGTLTACLVHPREVFHPAIKYKSTDIIVLHNHPSGDVSPSEADIQLTERLKNAGQLLGINVLDHVIFEKGDRFYSFCNENQIYKKYLQRKTN; this comes from the coding sequence ATGGATATACTTGAATCACGTGTAAAAATTATCACTCCTTTTAATGCGGTACAGACGGCCAAGAAGTTTATCATTGATCCGTACAAGGAACACTTCATCGTAATCTATTTATGCCCGTCTCGGAAAAATCCAAAGTGTGAACTGATCAGCCTCGGCACCTTAACCGCCTGTCTTGTACATCCTCGAGAAGTCTTCCATCCTGCTATCAAATACAAATCAACTGATATTATTGTCCTTCACAACCACCCTAGTGGAGATGTCTCCCCCTCTGAAGCTGATATTCAATTAACTGAGAGATTAAAAAATGCCGGGCAACTGCTCGGCATTAATGTTTTGGATCATGTGATATTTGAAAAAGGAGATCGGTTTTATTCGTTTTGTAATGAAAACCAAATATATAAAAAATATTTACAAAGAAAAACTAATTAA
- a CDS encoding RNA-directed DNA polymerase, with amino-acid sequence MNEMFTYTKLFQAYLDCRKTKRKTINALKFEWDYEKNLDLLLSELKARVYRPGRSICFVVTRPVPREIFAADFRDRIVHHLLIREIIDKGERIFIHDSFACRPGKGTHRAIKRLRDFIRQITVNHKKEIFYAQLDIRGFFMSIDQRILFKLAERLIMKHKRSKKWQEDVLWLAKTIIFHRPKDNYYAKGDRTLFSLIPPHKSLLHQDEFRGLPIGNYSSQFFANLYLNELDYFVKRTLKCRYYIRYVDDFILLHENCDQLKKWRVEIDIFLSKTLGMSLNKNKTKIQSIKKGIDFIGYFIKPNLILSRQKVVRRLKNKLYQANKIFKDNRRVEKEDLVDILSQINSYYGHFSHSYCFNLKKDIFENHLGVFKNFLNSDKKISYLKLKK; translated from the coding sequence ATGAATGAAATGTTTACCTATACTAAGCTATTTCAAGCTTATCTTGATTGCCGGAAGACTAAGAGAAAGACGATCAATGCTTTAAAGTTTGAGTGGGATTATGAGAAAAACCTTGATTTACTTTTGAGTGAATTGAAAGCTAGAGTTTATCGACCCGGACGATCAATCTGCTTTGTGGTTACCAGGCCAGTACCAAGGGAAATATTCGCAGCTGATTTTCGAGATAGAATCGTCCACCACTTGCTAATCAGAGAAATTATAGATAAAGGAGAACGGATTTTTATTCATGATTCCTTTGCCTGTCGTCCAGGAAAAGGCACGCATCGTGCAATCAAAAGATTACGAGATTTTATTCGGCAGATTACAGTTAATCATAAGAAAGAAATTTTTTACGCTCAGTTGGATATCAGAGGGTTTTTTATGTCTATTGATCAGCGGATTTTATTCAAGTTGGCCGAAAGGCTAATCATGAAACATAAACGGAGTAAAAAATGGCAAGAAGATGTGTTGTGGCTAGCTAAAACGATTATATTCCACCGACCGAAAGATAATTATTATGCCAAGGGTGACCGAACTTTATTTAGCTTAATACCACCGCATAAATCACTACTGCATCAAGATGAATTCAGGGGCTTGCCGATTGGTAATTATTCATCACAGTTTTTTGCCAATCTTTATTTGAATGAATTGGATTATTTTGTAAAAAGAACATTAAAATGTCGTTATTATATCCGTTATGTAGATGATTTTATTCTGCTTCACGAAAACTGCGATCAGCTTAAAAAGTGGCGAGTAGAGATCGATATATTTTTAAGCAAGACTTTGGGGATGTCGCTTAACAAGAATAAAACCAAGATACAATCTATAAAAAAAGGGATTGATTTTATCGGTTATTTTATCAAGCCGAATTTAATATTATCCAGGCAAAAAGTGGTTCGGCGCTTAAAGAATAAGCTGTATCAGGCAAATAAAATATTTAAAGATAACAGGAGAGTTGAAAAAGAAGATTTGGTTGATATTTTGTCCCAGATTAATTCATATTATGGACATTTCAGCCACTCGTATTGCTTTAATCTTAAAAAAGACATTTTTGAGAATCATTTGGGTGTGTTTAAGAATTTTCTGAATTCGGACAAAAAAATAAGTTATTTAAAATTGAAAAAATGA
- a CDS encoding ComEC/Rec2 family competence protein, which produces MISFLFLIFFWEKKTLRIILFMILFLFLGVWRYSFSIHSSSKNEIASLNGTKQAVEGMIKNNPEISQKNQQFVLEVDKTGKKRYFGNLLVFADMYPKLSYGDKLTLDCKLNTPEPIEDFSYDKYLAMKNIFSVCYYPKIETLSNNNGIKILSQIYKIKNNFKKSINQNLGEPSSQIVNAMILGDKKFLSDEIQLKFSKAGLSHIIAISGMHIGVFIIGLGLLFFFFGFSRNISFYLIISFLVFYNILIGFPASALRASFMGILILYAFKIGRLNKIYNSIVLAASMLVLINPMLIRYDLGFIFSFSALLGIVYFYPIISSNFKAVNNKFLKYSRDIIIVSISAQIFILPLIIKNFGVLSLVSPLVNLFVVWTLPFILVGVVSAFILSLIFPVQGFYLFLPVKFLISYILLTVDFFLNIPFSSFELKDISNYYFVFYYLTLFSYIIYRNIIKSKEIPGNKI; this is translated from the coding sequence ATTATATCTTTTCTATTCTTAATATTCTTTTGGGAGAAGAAAACATTACGAATCATCCTGTTTATGATTCTTTTTTTATTTCTAGGTGTTTGGCGATATAGTTTTTCAATTCACAGCTCGAGCAAGAATGAAATTGCCAGCTTAAATGGAACAAAGCAAGCAGTTGAGGGAATGATAAAAAATAATCCAGAAATTTCTCAAAAAAATCAGCAGTTTGTTTTAGAGGTCGATAAGACGGGGAAGAAAAGATATTTTGGGAATTTACTTGTTTTTGCAGATATGTACCCCAAGCTTTCTTATGGTGACAAATTGACCCTAGATTGTAAATTAAATACACCAGAACCGATTGAAGATTTTTCTTATGACAAGTATTTAGCAATGAAAAATATATTCTCAGTTTGCTATTATCCTAAAATTGAAACATTATCTAATAATAATGGCATAAAAATTCTTTCGCAAATTTACAAAATAAAGAACAATTTTAAAAAATCTATAAATCAAAATCTAGGAGAACCAAGCTCCCAAATAGTGAATGCAATGATTTTGGGAGATAAAAAGTTTCTAAGCGATGAAATCCAACTTAAATTTTCAAAAGCTGGCTTAAGCCATATTATTGCAATTTCTGGGATGCATATAGGAGTTTTTATTATAGGGCTTGGACTTTTGTTTTTCTTTTTTGGATTTAGCAGAAATATTTCTTTTTATTTAATAATATCTTTTCTGGTTTTTTATAATATTTTAATTGGTTTCCCCGCTTCAGCCTTGAGAGCAAGTTTTATGGGAATTTTGATACTGTATGCTTTCAAGATTGGGAGATTAAATAAAATATATAACTCAATAGTCCTCGCCGCAAGTATGTTAGTTTTAATAAACCCAATGCTCATTCGTTATGATTTGGGTTTTATTTTTTCCTTTTCAGCTCTTCTTGGGATAGTATATTTCTATCCAATAATTAGCTCCAATTTCAAGGCAGTCAATAATAAATTTTTAAAATACTCAAGAGATATAATTATAGTTTCGATTTCAGCTCAAATCTTTATCCTACCTCTAATTATCAAAAACTTTGGTGTTTTGTCTCTTGTCTCTCCATTGGTTAACCTTTTTGTAGTCTGGACCCTTCCTTTTATACTAGTCGGAGTCGTAAGTGCTTTTATCTTGTCACTAATTTTTCCTGTTCAGGGATTTTATTTATTTTTACCAGTTAAATTTTTAATAAGTTATATATTACTTACGGTCGACTTCTTTTTAAATATCCCATTTTCTAGTTTTGAATTAAAAGATATATCAAATTATTATTTCGTTTTTTACTATCTAACTCTCTTTTCGTATATTATTTATAGAAATATCATTAAAAGCAAGGAAATACCGGGCAATAAAATATAA
- the prfB gene encoding peptide chain release factor 2, with the protein MENLLKKIEDLREEILNTFKLLDIERQESEVTHLKIEVSKPDFWNNQENAVIVSKKLEDLDSENLVWRALLNETRELEELVAVAGKEEDNSMDTEVRKNFDELTKRYKKLEFFVLFSGKFDKNSAIISIHAGTGGVDAQDWAQIIERMYLRFAEKMGWKAEIIDRNVGNEAGIKNSSIHITGRWAFAYLKGEAGVHRLVRISPFDGDASRHTSFALVEVLPELPPEEELDIKDSELRIDVFRSSGPGGQSVNTTDSAVRIVHLPTNITVICQSERSQHQNKEKAMKVLQARLLQRKVEERAEEESELKGDIKKAEWGKQIRSYVMQPYKMVKDHRTNEETQHIEKVLDGDLENFMEAYLRDLKDRNKK; encoded by the coding sequence ATGGAAAATTTACTTAAAAAAATTGAAGATTTGCGCGAAGAAATCCTAAATACTTTTAAGTTACTTGATATTGAGAGGCAAGAATCAGAAGTGACACACTTAAAAATAGAGGTTAGTAAGCCTGATTTTTGGAACAACCAAGAGAATGCTGTTATTGTTTCAAAGAAATTAGAAGATCTTGATAGTGAAAATTTAGTTTGGAGAGCCCTACTGAACGAGACAAGAGAACTTGAGGAATTGGTGGCTGTAGCAGGCAAAGAGGAGGACAATTCGATGGATACTGAAGTTAGAAAGAACTTTGATGAATTGACAAAGCGATATAAAAAGCTTGAATTTTTTGTTTTATTCTCAGGAAAATTTGATAAAAATTCTGCCATTATTTCAATTCACGCCGGAACCGGTGGAGTTGATGCTCAGGACTGGGCGCAAATTATAGAGCGTATGTATCTTCGCTTTGCAGAGAAAATGGGCTGGAAGGCTGAAATAATTGATAGAAACGTGGGGAATGAAGCCGGGATTAAGAACTCTTCAATTCATATCACGGGGCGCTGGGCATTCGCTTATTTGAAAGGTGAGGCCGGTGTTCATCGTTTAGTGAGGATATCTCCTTTTGATGGCGATGCGAGTAGGCATACTTCGTTTGCTCTTGTAGAGGTTTTGCCAGAACTTCCCCCAGAAGAAGAGTTAGATATTAAAGATAGCGAATTAAGAATTGACGTTTTCCGGTCTTCTGGTCCAGGGGGGCAAAGTGTAAACACTACAGATTCAGCAGTCAGAATAGTCCATCTGCCAACAAACATTACCGTAATTTGTCAAAGTGAAAGGTCTCAACATCAAAACAAAGAAAAAGCGATGAAGGTTTTGCAGGCGAGATTATTACAAAGGAAAGTTGAAGAAAGAGCTGAAGAAGAATCAGAATTGAAGGGAGATATCAAAAAAGCTGAATGGGGAAAGCAAATCAGGTCATATGTCATGCAGCCCTATAAAATGGTCAAAGACCATAGAACAAACGAAGAAACACAACATATAGAAAAAGTTCTAGATGGAGATTTGGAGAATTTTATGGAAGCCTATTTGAGAGATTTGAAAGATAGAAATAAAAAATAA
- a CDS encoding ATP-binding protein has product MINREILEKISPWLDKEKILIIKGARQVGKTYLLKEIKKDLEADGKKVAYLFADDIDNTPMLKSLATVELYLEQYHNFPNEFIYLMIDEFQVLDEAGMLLKNIFDKHKDKIQLIVSGSSALEINKNSEYLTGRAIHFNVDRVNFKEYFDFNESIDTSRYGFDKFDELEVFYNTFKSKLELGLGQYLSYGGYPEVLTTQGVVEKEEVLKSIIKTYIDKDIINQLNVENVTGFNNLIKILAGQIGQLVNSHELSNTANVSINTLKKYLEILAGTYIIDLVTPYFKNIRSEISKMPKVYVLDIGIRNYLLRSFNIGTDEQGGVMENFTYNTLLTQYAKEYIHFYRTNGGAEIDFVIEDKNNKLTLCEVKYRNKVSVPMIMKNFEERYDNVELKLIVTKDVLKKEGEVYFVPAVVLPFVDFNKEK; this is encoded by the coding sequence ATGATAAATAGAGAAATATTAGAGAAAATCAGTCCTTGGTTAGACAAGGAAAAGATTTTAATTATCAAAGGAGCAAGACAGGTTGGTAAGACTTATTTGCTCAAAGAGATAAAAAAAGATTTAGAGGCTGACGGCAAGAAGGTTGCGTATCTGTTCGCCGACGATATTGATAACACGCCAATGTTGAAAAGTTTGGCTACCGTAGAACTGTATTTGGAGCAATATCACAATTTTCCCAATGAATTTATTTATTTGATGATTGATGAGTTTCAAGTATTGGATGAGGCTGGCATGTTATTAAAAAATATCTTTGACAAACACAAGGATAAAATCCAGTTGATTGTTAGTGGTTCAAGCGCCTTGGAGATAAACAAGAACTCAGAATATCTAACTGGTCGAGCGATTCATTTCAATGTTGATCGAGTAAATTTTAAGGAGTATTTTGATTTTAATGAGAGTATAGACACAAGTAGATATGGATTTGATAAATTCGACGAGCTTGAAGTATTTTATAATACTTTTAAATCAAAGCTGGAATTAGGTTTAGGACAGTACTTGTCCTATGGCGGTTATCCGGAAGTTTTAACCACTCAGGGCGTAGTAGAAAAAGAAGAAGTTTTGAAATCGATTATTAAGACCTATATAGACAAAGACATTATCAATCAATTGAATGTTGAAAATGTAACTGGTTTTAATAATCTGATCAAGATATTGGCTGGTCAAATCGGTCAATTGGTAAATAGTCACGAGCTTTCCAATACGGCGAATGTTTCAATTAATACTTTGAAAAAATATTTAGAAATTTTAGCCGGCACTTATATTATTGACTTAGTAACGCCATATTTCAAGAATATCCGTTCAGAGATTTCTAAGATGCCCAAAGTTTATGTTCTTGATATCGGTATTCGCAATTATCTTTTGCGCTCATTTAATATTGGCACCGATGAACAAGGCGGGGTAATGGAGAATTTTACTTACAACACCTTGCTAACACAATATGCCAAAGAGTATATTCATTTCTACCGCACTAATGGTGGAGCAGAAATTGATTTTGTGATTGAGGACAAGAATAATAAATTGACTTTGTGTGAGGTGAAATATCGAAATAAAGTCAGCGTGCCGATGATAATGAAGAATTTTGAGGAGCGATATGATAATGTGGAATTGAAATTAATTGTAACTAAAGATGTTTTGAAAAAAGAAGGTGAGGTTTATTTTGTGCCGGCCGTGGTTTTGCCATTCGTGGATTTTAATAAAGAAAAATAA
- a CDS encoding anaerobic ribonucleoside-triphosphate reductase activating protein, translating to MIIGGLEKFSLIDYPEHLSCIVFTQGCNYRCQFCYNPMLVWPDNSASESKYDHKSPLEGDQRDHPLNEDDLFDFLKERVGKLDAVVVTGGEPTLHKDLPDFIKKIKKLKFKVKLDSNGTNPEMMASLIEDKLIDYIAMDIKASEKNYDLVTGVDPDMGKLKKSIKIIMKSGLPYELRTTLVPELHNKKEVKLMGEMIKGAEKWFLQPFKSDTKLVNDTFEGASSFTDKEMEEMFQIAKIYVKQCAIR from the coding sequence ATGATAATTGGCGGATTAGAAAAATTCAGTTTAATAGACTATCCAGAACACCTTTCTTGTATAGTTTTTACCCAAGGATGTAATTATAGATGCCAATTTTGTTACAACCCTATGCTTGTCTGGCCTGATAATAGTGCTAGTGAGTCAAAATATGACCACAAATCTCCCCTTGAGGGAGATCAGAGAGATCATCCCTTGAATGAAGATGATCTTTTTGATTTCTTAAAAGAAAGAGTTGGTAAGCTTGATGCTGTTGTAGTTACTGGCGGAGAACCAACGCTCCATAAAGATTTGCCAGATTTTATTAAAAAAATTAAAAAATTAAAGTTTAAAGTTAAACTAGATTCCAATGGAACTAATCCAGAAATGATGGCTTCATTAATAGAAGACAAGTTGATTGACTATATTGCCATGGACATAAAAGCTTCAGAGAAAAACTACGATTTAGTTACCGGAGTAGACCCTGATATGGGAAAATTAAAAAAAAGTATAAAAATTATAATGAAATCAGGACTTCCATATGAGCTTAGAACAACTTTGGTTCCTGAACTTCACAATAAAAAAGAAGTAAAATTAATGGGCGAAATGATAAAAGGAGCCGAAAAATGGTTCTTACAGCCCTTTAAATCAGATACTAAATTAGTAAACGACACATTTGAAGGCGCCTCTTCTTTTACCGACAAGGAAATGGAAGAGATGTTTCAAATTGCAAAAATCTATGTTAAACAGTGTGCAATTAGATAA